TATATTTCTTTATTTGTTTTATTTTGCATTGTTAATGTTAGCTTCTTCTGGTGGTTGTTACTGTAAGTTGGAAGGAGAAATGACGAGGGTAGGCCGAGATTTTGGGGACACAATGCATAAGGATGCCTTTCCTCCAGTTTCAGCTGATGTAACCTTTGCATCGAGTCAATTTCCTGATTACAAAATTGGACCTAACAATCAAATTGTGGAGGGAAAGCTAGACCAAAAGGTACTTTCAATGAAGGAAGTTGTTGCACGCGAGACAGCACAATTACTGGAACAGCAGAAACGTCTTTCAGTTCGGGACCTTGCCAGTAAATTCGAGAAGGGGTTGGCTGCCACTGCTAAGTTGTCTGAAGAGGTTAAGCTCATTTCTGTTTTTAGTCAACCTGTTTTCTGACAATAAATTGTGCAGCTTCTTTGGTATCTGTTTTGACATTTTGAATGCTGAACCGAGGGAAGTCTTGAGTCTTGAAATTGTTATTTTGATTTATGTGTGCTTGCTTCGGGACTAAAAGAAAGCTTTATGCTACGTGCACTAATAGGCGAACACTATGTTGTGAAATGACTAATATATTTATTTCACTGTAGGGGTATATATATATATATAGCCTATACAACCCCCTCCCCACGCTGGGAAGATTTGAACATCAACAACTAAATAAAGTATGTTTGCAAATTCTAAATTATTTTATTGATGTGTAAAGGCTAGACTTAGAGAGGCAGCTTCTTTGGAAAAGCATGTTCTTTTGAAGAAGCTTAGAGATGCTCTTGAATCATTAAAAGGACGCGTGGCGGGCAGAAACAAGGATGATGTGGAGGAAGCTATTTCAATGGTTAGTTGTATATCTTGCTTCATTTCAGAATTTCTCTTAGTAACTTCAATCAACGTATCAATGCGTTCTCTTAAGTGTTAATGGGAAACCAAATTAAGCATTCAACTATTTGGCTGGAAAATTTACTCAGAAAGGATACAGTAGCATCTTGTTTGTATTTTTTGTTGGTCATGTTGTTGTTCCGAATATGTCAATTTTATTGTATTCTCCTGAATGTATTTTATAGTCTTGTTCCTTAGTTAAACAAAATATTAAAACACTTGATGTTGATTGGCCTCTAACATTAACTCTCTCTTCGTTTAAATATCATTGTCATTATTATTTTTTTAGATGAGTTTGCAAAAGAGATAGTACAACTNNNNNNNNNNNNNNNNNNNNGAGAGAGAGAGAGAGAATTTTCTATAAAATAAAAACTTATACTAAATCCACATACGATTTACTTCAACTTCAGTATGTAACATTGGTTTCACAAGGTAAGGAACCAAAGCCAATTCCTTTCCCCTTACTTCCATTGAAAGCTTTCGAGTTTACATCAGTCTACCTTCTAATGAATATGGTCTATTCTTAGTTTCGTAATAGTTTCACATTTCATATGTAGTCACATCAAGAGATCTTGGCTCTCATTTTCCACTTTCTGGGCCTCACATTATTGCGTGGGGGTAGTTAACTCACTTTTATCAGTTCATGAAATTCACAATTGCACAAGACTCTGGCTTATTGAAGAAGATAGCAAGTAGCAAGTCAATAACCAAATCATGTTCCAATGGTGTTCTAATTCTGACTGATTCTTTCACCCCATTTGTCCTGATCTTTTTGGTTCCTTGTCCATGCACTTATTAGCTTCAAAAGAAGCGATAAATTACCAATTTATGATCGCTTGTTGCAGGTGGAGGCTTTAGCAGTTCAGTTAACTCAAAGAGAAGGGGAGTTGATGCAAGAAAAAGCTGAAGTGAAGAAACTAGCAAATTTTCTTAAGCAGGTAATTTGATGTAGGCCAAGTGGTCAAATGTATTTTCTTTCTGTTTTAGATTAAAATTATTTAAATGATATTTGTTATGTACTAGTTTGGCAATCTGTATGCTTTGATGAATGGCATTCTGTTTCGTTTATCCGTTTATGCATTTCCTAATAAAGAAACTTTTAGTAAGCTAGCACAAGAATACATACTGTGAATAAGGAGTCTACCCTAGAACCAATTTTGCCTTGTTCTTGGGTATTACTTTTGATTCAACCCTAGTTTTGAATGAAAGCCTTTGTATGTACACCTTGTTTTATTTTTCATTTTTCATTCAGAGGAAACCTTCGTTGCACCAAAACAGAAGAACACACATACAATAACGAGGAGTCTCGCTCTTAATTTATGTTTTTGTTTTTATTTTGAGTTTTTGAGTATATTGCTTATTTGGAGTTAGTGGGCAGAATAGGCCTGTTAGTTCGAGTAATGGATCATAGGAGATTAAGAGATTGAGGGACACCTTTAGTTAGGGATATTGCTTTGTTCCGGAGGTTGTAAGACATCTTTAGAGAGGTTGTGAGGGTATGAAGATTCTCAGTTTGTGGGTTGAAAGAGACTCACTCAAAAGGGTGCAGTGGAGACCCTATGTAGAGATCAAGGTTGAAATACAACATTGAGGAGGTGCCTCATGGGACTCCGTTTAGAGATATCCATGTGCGGATAAGTGACAGTTGCGAGATTTCAGAGTTGCTTGAGACATCGGTTGTGTTAGAGAATTCTATATTGAGAATTTGGGTTGTGGGAGAGAGAGATTATTCCAAGAGTTCAAGAACCAAAACATTCTTCAATTGTTATCTTCTTCTTAATTAGTGGATCAGCCAGCACCATTTCCCGTGGTCGTGGGTCAATGATGGTCGAACCTCTTCAACAAGTTTGTTCTTTGCAGATTCAGTGGTTTAGTTGTTATTGTATTTACTCATATTTGGTCTTGGAGCAGAATTCGGAAAGTGGCCCGAATTTCCTTAATAAAAAGAGACTGATAAGCTCATTCATCCTCTTTGTCTTCTCATTATCAATAACATATGCAGGTTCGTTATGCGTACCATGTTGTGAAATAATGGACCAAGTAGTTGTCGTTGATTCAATCTGTGAGGTAACCTGTCCTCTGTCAATAGAAATCAGAAAAAAACGAAAAAAAAAAACTTATGAAGGAGTAAAACATGAAGTACACATTTGTTGCTCCAGTCCATGGTCATTTCAATCCCTTAGTTATTCATCTTCAATCAGAAAGTGGTTGGAGATGTCATTCTTTTTCTGCCTCTTTTTGGGAAAGATCTTGTGCACACACACTCACTCACATTGAGGCTGTGGGAATTGTTTATCTAGAATTGTCTTTTTATATTATACATGCATTACAGTCATGTCAGTTTAGGATCTTGGGATTAATTATGTTTGTCTCACTTCTGTTTGTGTTAAAAAGTATTTGGGCTTCCTTTTCATTCTAGTTTAATGCTTTATAGGTCAGATCCCTTGGAGAAATATTTTTTATCCTTCACTTTTGTAGGCTTCAGAAGATGCTAAGAAGCTTGTTGATGAAGAAAGAGCCTTTGCTCGTGCTGAAATTGAAAATGCCAAAGCTGCTGTTCAAAGAGTGGAAGAAGCACTTCAGGAGCAAGAACAAACATCACAGGCTTCAGGGAAGCAGGTTTGTCCAGGACTGTATAATTTGTTGACACTTAGTCAAACTGTTTATTGCATAATCTATCGAAAGGGATAACCTGAACATGCAGCTCGTGTCTACATTTATGATTTCCATGTATGTAGGAGCACTCAACAGTGATACTTGTGTGCTTTCTGTTCTTTAATATTTTTGTGTATTTGTTGTTTCTTTTTGTTTAATATAAACATTTACTGCTTCATTATCACCTTGACAGATGAATACTCATTTCGGACAGTAGTTGCTTTTATATTTTTATATTCTCTAATTTTATTGTTTGTTTGAAGCACTCAATAACATGTCTTCATATACCATCTTCTTGACAAGTATAATTTGTATGAAATATTTAGGACTTGGACGAACTGATGAAAGAGGTTCAAGAGGCTAGGCGAATCAAAATGCTGCATCAACCAAGCAAAGTGAGTTTTAAATCGTATTGATTTCATTTTACTTTATAGACTTGCAAAAATATCATTAGTTACTTTATGATTTTATGGTACTATTATAAAATTCGAAAGCATTAGTTACTTTGCGAAGAATCATATTTTTCACATATATGACTGCTCATTTTTGCACAGGTCCGTCCATAAATAGACTTTTGATAATTTGCTATAATTTATTTGTCTTTTGGATATTTTCTATTGAATTTAAAGTTCTTTAATATTAATTTCTTCAAATTATTTGCTTGTTAATTTTATAGTGTTTATATATATTATGTTAAATTCTCTTTGATCTTGAAGAATTTAATCATGAATTCTAGGTCATGGACATGGAACATGAGCTTCGAGCTTTGAGAGCACAACTCACACAAAAGTCTGAAAATTCTCTTCGCCTTCAGAAAGAGGTTTGTGTCTATTCTTAAGGTGTGCACTACTTTGATGACTTTTGTTGTTGCATTCATGATGTCTTCATGTGTATTAAATGCTGACGTTATGGGTGGTTCAAATCCATCCATTAATAGAGGTTACACTTCAGCTTTAGCTTTGTAACTTTCTTGTTTTTTTTTATTGTTTTTTGTTGTGTCTGCATTATCTTGCTTCTCCTGTTCCTGGGCTTCTCTTATGAAATAAGTAGGTTACAGTTGAGAAAGACAACGATAATAACACAAACCATACATGCCTCATCCTAGATTGATATGTTTGTTGGTTATGTGCAATGATTTGCTACTGCGTGTCACAATATAATAGTTTAGTTTTCAACCGTTTCCTCACTCTCTCAATGTAAAATCATCTTCTATGGCTTATAAGTTCTTATATCATAAAATCACAACTCAACCTTTTGCTTCAGTGTTAGTTGTAAAGGAGTTTGCTCAGACTGGTTTTCTGTTCCATCACCATGAATCAGTTAAACAAGTAGTGTTCCAATATCCATGATGTAAAAAGGTTATCTTAACAAAAGCTGTCTTTTATTCGGTGGAACATAATTGCATTGGCCAATTAATTTAGCTTTTGGAGAATAGGTCAATGCTTTCTGTCGAATAATCTTCGTATTTGTTTATCTATTTGTTTCTTCTACTGTGGACATAGCTATACTCCCCAATGTTATCCTAAAGTTCTAGTCTCATTTCCTTATGCATGATGTTTCATAGGGATTAGTATACTATATGGACCGGCATTGGTCTTATACCATTATGCGATACTTTTCTGGATGTTGACACACTTTCCGTTCCATAGTATGTCAGATGTTTGGTGTATCATCATTTATTTTATAAATTATGACCTATGGTATCTACCACTAATTCCTGTGTATCAATCCATATGATGATATATCATTTGATTTGAATCCCCGATGTTTCTGTTACTATTGACATTTTGAACCTTGGGGATGGGGTTAGCATTATATTTGGTCTTCATTATTTTTCTGTTCTACTGTATGTTTCCAATTCCCTAACGGTATACCTTTCAGCTGGCAAATAGCAAGAGGGGCTTGGAGAAAAGTTCTCAACCATATCAACTAGATGGCTCTGAAGCTTTAGGTTCATATTTGCGGATTAAGTCTTTGTCTGATGATGCAATAGAACTTTCTACATGCTCAATTCAGTGGTATCGTCTATCGTGTGATGGTGCCAACAAGGAGCTTATATCAGGTATATATGTAATAATTTCTTATGTTTTATTTAGGCGGTCTACTCTTGATCCTCTATTTAATAGTTTTTCTTATTTGGACTGTAAAATTAAAATATAACGATATAGTTTTCAAACTCCAAAGGACATATGATTTATCTGTCTTCCATAATTAAAAAATATATCATGATTGAAACTGCTTATATTTCTCTTTATGCTTTCCTTATTATTATAGTAGGACAAGGGTGTTCCGGGTTGTTTATCTTTAAAATAGAAGTAAGCATTGTTTAATTTTAAACTAGTCGGTTGAATAGGATTGCCACCCTTAATGTTAATTTGTCTTTGCTATGTGCTTTTGATAGTTATTTGTTACAGTGCTTTAGTTTTTGATATATGATTTTTTTATTTAATGTCCGAGTTGTGCATACTTTTCTTAACATATTTAATGTGAATGAATTGCTCATGTTAAAGTTGGAGCATCCAACTGACCACTATTGGAAATCCGCACAGAGGTTTTCATTTAAATGAAAAATGTGAAAAACTTATGATAGATCGAAAGCTTTGCTATAACTTCCACATAATATATCTGTTCATTTCTCATTCAACCTTTTCCTATGCCAGGAGCAATAAAATCAGTATATGCGCCGGAGCCATTTGATGTTGGGTGGTTCTTGCAGGCTGATATTGTATTTAATGGCCAAAGACTAACACTGACCACCGCTGGTCCCATTGATCCCGGTATGGTTTAGATATTTCATCCTGTTTTAGTATTTTAAATCCATACATTCTACTCTTCTTTATTCTCTTTTCAGTTGTTCAAATATGTCACTGTGTAATATTGCTAAAATGATTGCTTTTGTTGTTCTCTGCAATCTGCAGCTGCTGGTTTGGGAAGTTATGTAGAGGCACTTGTGCGGAAACATGATATTGAGTTCAATGTATATTTTATAACCATCTTGTTCAGAGTTATCATTTATACACCTTAGAGCTTTATTTATGTATTTATAATCAATTATTCTAATTATTTGTTAATGTGCAAGTAGTTCAGGTCTGGTCGTCTAAATAACAATAGTAGTGTTATCTGGTGGTCCTATTAGTGTGGTATGGGAACGAATTCTGCTGTTGTAGACTCTTCAAATTTGCTTTCCATGTATCATTTATGGGATAGGTGCCAGAAGAATAAATGCTCTTTTGGACATCTTTAACTTTGAAAGTATCAGAACTAAATATAAGCGGTGTTGAAAAAAAATTTGCAGTCATTCTGCTTGTCCGCCAAGTTTCTATTATGTCTAGCTTTAAAACAACAACTATGCTTGTTGCTATAGCCCTCTACGTGAAAATCAAATCAAGAGAACTTCTCTTTTATCAGGTTCAACAATCTTTGTCCTCTCATTTGTTTCTTACCTTGCAGGTAGTAATCACCCAGATGAATGGTGTTAATCATCTGTCAGAATCTATTCATGTATTTCATGTGGGAAGGATGAGGATTAAACTGTGCAAGGGAAAGACTACCGTTGCTAAAGAATACTTTTCTGCTTCAATGCAGGTATTTTACATGTTTTTTCTTTATGTAATCCTGTATTAAAATGGATCCTTCCAGTTGATGTATTTTTCTAGCTTTAAGAATAGAGAACAAAATTGATGGGTGTAAACAAAATTTATAATATTTTAGCATTTATCTTCTTTTGGCAAATTTTTTTTTGAATGTTTTTGGTTAAAGCATGTTGTTGATACAGCAGAAGAAAGGGAATGTAAGAAATTTGGAAAAAAAATAATTTAGAAGACAAATTTTTACTGAATCAGCTGATACAAATTATTAGAGTTGTTCAAATGACAATAACTTATTTCTAGAAATCAAGGTCGAGCAAATTATCAACAACAAAGAAAATGTATATCATGATTACAGTAAGCTTGAATGCTAATGTCATCTCTGCATCAGCTGTGCTACATCAGCTTTGCTGCATCTGTTGCTTATTTGAGTTAAATAGGACAGTTGAGCTGTTGAATGATGCAGTTTATGAGAACAGTAGTGAAACTTCAGTCTAGTTGTGTTTAAGTTGTTGAGCTATAATAGGCAAGCCATGTGTGCATAAAGTGACATTTACTTTTTGTATCGGAAATGTTCCAGTATCAGTGCTATCTAATTTTATATAAAATCTGATTTCTAAATGCCAAGGTTGTTTACAATGGTATTCCTGTTTTAATGCAATTACACAATGTCTACGATGTTTATTTGTTATTTGTTTCAGCTGTGCGGAGTTAGAGGAGGTGGGAATGCTGCAGCTCAGGCATTGTTTTGGCAAGTCAAGCAAGGTCTTTCCTTTGTATTGGCATTTGAATCAGAACGAGAGAGAAATGCGGCCATCATGCTTGCGAGGAGATTTGCTTTCGACTGTAATGTATGTT
The window above is part of the Fragaria vesca subsp. vesca linkage group LG2, FraVesHawaii_1.0, whole genome shotgun sequence genome. Proteins encoded here:
- the LOC101300025 gene encoding uncharacterized protein LOC101300025, which encodes MTRVGRDFGDTMHKDAFPPVSADVTFASSQFPDYKIGPNNQIVEGKLDQKVLSMKEVVARETAQLLEQQKRLSVRDLASKFEKGLAATAKLSEEARLREAASLEKHVLLKKLRDALESLKGRVAGRNKDDVEEAISMVEALAVQLTQREGELMQEKAEVKKLANFLKQASEDAKKLVDEERAFARAEIENAKAAVQRVEEALQEQEQTSQASGKQDLDELMKEVQEARRIKMLHQPSKVMDMEHELRALRAQLTQKSENSLRLQKELANSKRGLEKSSQPYQLDGSEALGSYLRIKSLSDDAIELSTCSIQWYRLSCDGANKELISGAIKSVYAPEPFDVGWFLQADIVFNGQRLTLTTAGPIDPAAGLGSYVEALVRKHDIEFNVVITQMNGVNHLSESIHVFHVGRMRIKLCKGKTTVAKEYFSASMQLCGVRGGGNAAAQALFWQVKQGLSFVLAFESERERNAAIMLARRFAFDCNIMLAGPDDRAPLGT